In Ruania zhangjianzhongii, the following proteins share a genomic window:
- the carB gene encoding carbamoyl-phosphate synthase large subunit → MPRRTDLSSVLVIGSGPIVIGQAAEFDYSGTQACRVLREEGLRVILVNSNPATIMTDPEFADATYVEPITPEVIASIIAREKPDALLPTLGGQTALNAAISLHEAGVLAEHGVELIGANIEAIHLAEDREKFKGVVERCGAESARSHICHSMDEVLAAVDDLGYPLVVRPSFTMGGLGSGIAYDETDLRQIAGAGLHYSPTTEVLLEESILGWKEYELELMRDAADNVVVVCSIENVDPVGVHTGDSITVAPSLTLTDREYQSMRDVGIAVIREVGVDTGGCNIQFAVHPQTGRIVVIEMNPRVSRSSALASKATGFPIAKIAARLAVGYTLDEIPNDITGSTPASFEPTLDYVVVKVPRFAFEKFPAADPTLTTTMKSVGEAMALGRNFTEALQKAMRSIDVPGSSFDFSGRDPDAETTAVLLESIRTPTDHRIHDLMRAIRGGATLTEIVDSTEMDPWFVDQFFLLHEVAERVRGAKTLGADLLALAKRHGFSDAQIAGIRGLGEETVREIRHAYGLRPVYKTVDTCAAEFAARTPYHYSSYDSETEVESRDRPAVIILGSGPNRIGQGIEFDYSCVHAALALQDRFETVMINCNPETVSTDYDTADRLYFEPLTLEDVLEVYYAELAVGPVAGVIVQLGGQTPLSLAADLEEAGVPIWGTPPGAIDSAEDRGHFGEVLLRAGLPAPAFGTAQTLGQARGIADRIGYPVLVRPSYVLGGRGMEIVYDEAQLTDYVTRATGADIEGILPAPVLVDRFLDQAIEIDVDALYDGTELYLGGVMEHIEEAGIHSGDSACVLPPVTLSDSMIARIRTSTEAIADGVGVRGLINIQFALAGDVLYVLEANPRASRTVPFVAKATGVPLAKAAALLMSGRSIADLRTAGMLPVQDAACTDLDAPLAVKEAVLPFKRFRTATGQVVDTVLGPEMRSTGEVMGYDVDFPLAFGKSQAAAFGGLPTSGTVFVSVADRDKRSLTLPASRLTELGFTLMATSGTASVLRRNGIPAEVVRKASDGRGPNGEPTIVDLINNGAVDMVVNTPGSKGARADGYDIRTATTAADKAIATTVQQFTAAVQAIEAIRRGPFQVRSLQEHDAARADRLEARG, encoded by the coding sequence ATGCCCCGCCGCACCGACCTGTCCAGCGTCCTGGTGATCGGCTCCGGGCCGATCGTGATCGGTCAGGCCGCCGAGTTCGACTACTCCGGGACCCAGGCGTGCCGTGTGCTGCGCGAGGAGGGCCTGCGAGTCATCCTGGTGAACTCCAACCCGGCCACGATCATGACGGACCCGGAGTTCGCCGACGCCACCTACGTCGAGCCGATCACACCAGAGGTGATCGCCAGCATCATCGCGCGGGAGAAGCCGGACGCGCTGCTGCCCACCCTGGGCGGTCAGACCGCACTGAACGCAGCGATCTCCCTGCATGAGGCGGGGGTGCTCGCCGAGCACGGGGTCGAGCTGATCGGGGCGAACATCGAGGCGATCCACCTCGCTGAGGACCGGGAGAAGTTCAAGGGCGTGGTCGAACGCTGCGGCGCGGAATCGGCCCGGAGCCATATCTGCCACTCGATGGACGAGGTGCTCGCCGCCGTCGACGACCTCGGCTATCCGCTGGTGGTGCGCCCCTCGTTCACCATGGGTGGACTCGGCTCCGGGATCGCCTACGACGAGACCGACCTGCGCCAGATCGCCGGCGCCGGCCTGCACTACTCACCGACCACCGAGGTGCTCCTGGAGGAGTCCATCCTCGGCTGGAAGGAGTACGAGCTGGAGCTGATGCGCGACGCTGCGGACAACGTGGTGGTGGTCTGCTCGATCGAGAACGTCGACCCGGTGGGGGTGCACACCGGTGACTCGATCACCGTCGCCCCCTCGCTCACGCTCACCGACCGGGAGTACCAGAGCATGCGGGACGTCGGCATCGCCGTGATCCGCGAGGTCGGGGTGGATACCGGCGGATGCAACATCCAGTTCGCGGTACACCCGCAGACCGGGCGGATCGTGGTGATCGAGATGAACCCCCGGGTCTCGCGGTCCTCGGCACTCGCGTCCAAGGCCACCGGGTTCCCGATCGCCAAGATCGCCGCCCGGTTGGCCGTGGGCTACACCCTGGACGAGATCCCGAACGACATCACCGGATCCACACCGGCCTCGTTCGAGCCGACGCTGGACTACGTGGTGGTGAAGGTGCCGCGGTTCGCGTTCGAGAAGTTCCCGGCCGCGGACCCCACGCTGACCACCACGATGAAGAGCGTGGGGGAGGCGATGGCGCTCGGGCGCAACTTCACCGAGGCGCTGCAGAAGGCGATGCGCTCCATCGATGTGCCCGGATCGTCGTTCGACTTCTCCGGCCGGGACCCGGACGCGGAGACCACCGCTGTGCTGCTGGAGTCCATCCGTACCCCGACCGACCATCGGATCCACGACCTGATGCGGGCCATCCGGGGTGGGGCGACACTGACCGAGATCGTGGACTCCACGGAGATGGACCCGTGGTTCGTGGACCAGTTCTTCCTGCTGCACGAGGTGGCCGAGCGGGTGCGCGGCGCAAAGACACTCGGCGCGGACCTGCTCGCCCTGGCCAAGCGACACGGCTTCTCTGACGCGCAGATCGCGGGCATCCGCGGCCTCGGCGAGGAGACCGTGCGGGAGATCCGGCACGCCTATGGACTGCGGCCGGTGTACAAGACCGTGGACACCTGCGCCGCCGAGTTCGCCGCCCGCACCCCGTACCACTACTCCAGCTACGACAGTGAGACCGAGGTCGAGTCACGGGACCGGCCTGCGGTGATCATCCTCGGTTCCGGTCCGAACCGGATCGGGCAGGGCATCGAGTTCGACTACTCATGCGTGCACGCTGCGCTGGCGCTGCAGGACCGGTTCGAGACGGTGATGATCAACTGCAACCCGGAGACGGTCTCCACGGACTACGACACCGCCGACCGGCTGTACTTCGAGCCGCTCACCCTGGAGGACGTGCTCGAGGTCTACTACGCGGAACTGGCCGTGGGGCCGGTGGCCGGGGTGATCGTGCAGCTCGGCGGTCAGACGCCGCTGAGCCTGGCGGCCGACCTGGAAGAGGCGGGCGTGCCGATCTGGGGGACACCACCTGGTGCGATCGACTCGGCAGAGGACCGGGGGCACTTCGGTGAGGTCCTGCTCCGAGCTGGGCTGCCCGCTCCGGCCTTCGGTACGGCGCAGACGCTGGGGCAGGCGCGCGGGATCGCCGACCGGATCGGCTATCCGGTACTGGTGCGGCCCTCGTACGTGCTGGGTGGCCGCGGGATGGAGATCGTCTACGACGAGGCACAGTTGACCGACTACGTCACCCGCGCGACCGGAGCCGACATCGAGGGCATCCTGCCCGCACCGGTGCTGGTCGACCGGTTCCTGGACCAGGCCATCGAGATCGATGTGGACGCGCTCTACGACGGCACCGAGCTGTACCTGGGCGGCGTGATGGAGCACATCGAGGAGGCCGGGATCCACTCCGGTGACTCCGCGTGCGTGCTGCCCCCGGTCACGCTCTCGGACTCGATGATCGCCCGGATCCGCACCTCCACCGAGGCGATCGCCGACGGCGTTGGGGTGCGTGGGCTGATCAACATCCAGTTCGCACTGGCTGGTGATGTGCTCTACGTGCTCGAGGCGAACCCGCGTGCGTCCCGTACCGTTCCGTTCGTGGCCAAGGCCACCGGGGTTCCGTTGGCGAAGGCGGCCGCGCTGCTGATGAGCGGGCGGTCGATCGCTGACCTGCGCACCGCTGGGATGCTTCCGGTCCAGGACGCTGCCTGCACCGATCTGGACGCCCCGCTGGCGGTGAAGGAGGCGGTGCTGCCGTTCAAACGGTTCCGGACCGCGACCGGGCAGGTGGTGGATACGGTGCTCGGTCCGGAGATGCGTTCCACCGGTGAGGTGATGGGCTACGACGTGGACTTCCCGTTGGCGTTCGGCAAGTCCCAGGCCGCCGCATTCGGTGGGCTACCCACCTCGGGCACGGTGTTCGTCTCGGTGGCGGACCGGGACAAGCGGTCCTTGACGCTGCCGGCAAGCAGGCTCACCGAGCTCGGCTTCACCCTGATGGCGACCTCCGGTACGGCGAGCGTGCTACGCCGCAACGGGATCCCGGCAGAGGTGGTTCGCAAGGCCTCCGACGGGCGAGGCCCGAACGGCGAGCCGACGATCGTGGACCTGATCAACAACGGCGCGGTGGACATGGTGGTGAACACCCCCGGATCGAAGGGTGCCCGTGCGGACGGCTACGACATCCGCACCGCGACCACGGCGGCCGACAAGGCGATCGCCACGACGGTGCAGCAGTTCACCGCTGCCGTGCAGGCGATCGAAGCGATCCGGCGCGGTCCGTTCCAGGTGCGTTCGCTGCAGGAGCACGACGCCGCGCGGGCAGACCGTCTCGAGGCACGCGGATGA
- a CDS encoding bifunctional phosphopantothenoylcysteine decarboxylase/phosphopantothenate synthase: MRILLGVSGGIAAYKVAIALRLLREGGHRVRVIPTEAALEFVGRATWEALSGEPVTTSVFQGTAQVDHVRLGREADLVVVAPATADLLARAATGRADDLLTTTLLTVSCPVLVAPAMHTEMWAHPATQANVATLRQRGVSVLDPAVGRLTGADTGAGRMPEPEEIVTAALALVHGRTGDSVLGDGADEQGAGTDQHGNGRPGVSAKGQSSADLRGVTVAVSAGGTREALDPVRFLGNRSSGRQGVALARAAADRGATVHLAAANVDSALLPAGVQVHEVESTAELQDVMTRLAAEADVLVMAAAVADFRPSQSAAAKTKKRADGSVAPIELVQNPDILAGLVSRRQPRQVIVGFAAETGDESGSVLDHGRAKAKRKGADLLAVNAVGSGAGFGDVPNTVHLLNAAGEQVGHASGSKDEVAAAIWDAAAELLDQRSPETNGAEMSTDTGTLGS, translated from the coding sequence ATGCGCATCCTGCTCGGCGTGAGCGGGGGGATCGCCGCGTACAAGGTGGCGATCGCGCTGCGCCTGCTGCGCGAGGGCGGCCATCGAGTACGGGTAATTCCGACCGAGGCCGCCCTTGAGTTCGTCGGCCGGGCGACCTGGGAGGCGCTCAGTGGGGAACCCGTGACGACTTCGGTGTTCCAAGGCACTGCGCAAGTCGATCATGTCCGGCTGGGCCGGGAGGCGGATCTGGTGGTCGTAGCTCCGGCCACTGCTGATCTGTTGGCCCGCGCCGCGACCGGCCGTGCCGACGATCTGCTCACCACCACACTGCTCACGGTGAGCTGCCCGGTCCTGGTGGCGCCGGCGATGCACACGGAGATGTGGGCACACCCGGCCACTCAGGCGAATGTGGCGACACTGCGTCAGCGCGGGGTGTCCGTGCTCGACCCGGCCGTCGGACGGTTGACCGGTGCTGACACCGGAGCGGGCCGGATGCCGGAGCCGGAGGAGATTGTCACCGCTGCGTTGGCGCTGGTGCACGGCCGCACCGGTGACAGCGTGCTGGGCGATGGGGCCGATGAGCAAGGCGCTGGTACTGATCAGCACGGCAACGGCCGGCCGGGGGTGTCGGCCAAGGGGCAGAGCAGCGCCGACCTGCGTGGAGTCACCGTGGCGGTCAGCGCCGGTGGCACGCGGGAGGCGCTCGACCCGGTGCGGTTCCTGGGGAACAGGTCCTCGGGGCGGCAGGGTGTGGCCCTGGCCCGCGCTGCGGCGGACCGGGGAGCCACGGTGCACCTGGCTGCAGCCAATGTCGATTCGGCTCTGCTCCCCGCGGGTGTGCAGGTGCACGAGGTGGAGTCGACCGCCGAGCTGCAGGACGTGATGACGAGGTTGGCCGCAGAGGCCGATGTGCTCGTGATGGCCGCGGCCGTGGCGGACTTCCGGCCATCACAGTCGGCCGCTGCGAAGACGAAGAAGCGTGCCGACGGTTCGGTAGCACCGATCGAGCTGGTCCAGAACCCGGACATCCTTGCCGGTCTCGTCTCGCGACGCCAGCCGCGGCAGGTGATCGTCGGCTTCGCCGCCGAGACTGGTGACGAAAGCGGGTCCGTGCTCGACCACGGGCGCGCCAAAGCCAAGCGGAAGGGCGCAGACCTGCTCGCCGTGAACGCCGTCGGATCGGGTGCCGGATTCGGGGACGTGCCGAACACGGTGCACCTCCTGAATGCGGCGGGGGAGCAGGTCGGTCACGCCAGTGGGAGCAAGGACGAGGTGGCGGCGGCGATCTGGGACGCAGCCGCTGAGCTTCTCGACCAGCGATCACCGGAGACAAACGGGGCCGAAATGTCCACCGACACCGGTACGCTCGGCTCGTGA
- the mihF gene encoding integration host factor, actinobacterial type, with translation MALPPLTPEQRAKALEKAAEARAVRAEVKNRLKYSGGKLSEVIAEGQQDGAIGKLKVLALLESLPGVGKVTARTVMTEVGISESRRVRGLGPQQIAKLVDRFG, from the coding sequence GTGGCTCTTCCCCCCCTCACACCGGAGCAACGCGCCAAGGCGCTCGAAAAGGCGGCTGAGGCCCGCGCTGTGCGCGCAGAGGTGAAGAACCGACTGAAGTATTCCGGTGGCAAGCTCTCGGAGGTGATCGCCGAGGGGCAGCAGGACGGCGCGATCGGCAAGCTGAAGGTGCTGGCGCTGCTGGAGTCACTGCCGGGCGTGGGCAAGGTGACGGCCCGCACGGTGATGACCGAAGTGGGCATCTCCGAGTCCCGACGGGTGCGCGGGCTTGGGCCGCAGCAGATCGCCAAGCTGGTCGATCGGTTTGGCTGA
- the rpoZ gene encoding DNA-directed RNA polymerase subunit omega, protein MTGIVAAPEGITDPPIDDLLQSADSKYALVIYSAKRARQINAYYAQLNEGLLEYVGPLVETKPQEKPLSIAMREINDGLLTLEKTED, encoded by the coding sequence ATGACTGGAATCGTGGCTGCCCCCGAGGGCATCACCGACCCGCCGATCGACGACCTGCTGCAGTCCGCGGACTCCAAGTACGCGCTGGTGATCTACTCGGCCAAGCGCGCCCGGCAGATCAACGCCTACTACGCGCAGCTGAACGAGGGCCTGCTGGAGTACGTGGGTCCGTTGGTGGAGACGAAGCCGCAGGAGAAGCCGCTCTCGATCGCCATGCGGGAGATCAATGACGGTCTGCTGACCCTGGAAAAGACCGAGGACTGA
- the gmk gene encoding guanylate kinase: protein MAEPGIHPARLTVLAGPTAVGKGTVSADVRERYPQIWLSVSATTRAPRPGEVDGVHYRFLPSAEFARMVAEGEFLEWAVVHGRNSYGTPRGPVEERLAAGQPALLEIDLQGARQVRQTMPEAQFVFLAPPSWEELVRRLEGRGTEDAEERERRLVTAEVELAAASEFDHSIVNDDVHRATDELAALMGCTLRA from the coding sequence TTGGCTGAGCCGGGCATCCACCCGGCGCGACTGACCGTGCTGGCCGGCCCCACTGCGGTCGGCAAAGGCACGGTCTCGGCAGATGTGCGGGAGCGTTATCCGCAGATCTGGCTCTCGGTCTCCGCGACCACACGTGCGCCGAGACCGGGCGAGGTCGACGGGGTGCACTATCGGTTCCTGCCCTCGGCGGAGTTCGCCCGGATGGTCGCCGAGGGGGAGTTCCTGGAATGGGCAGTGGTGCATGGCCGCAACTCCTACGGCACCCCGCGCGGGCCGGTGGAGGAAAGGCTGGCGGCCGGCCAGCCGGCGTTGTTGGAGATCGACCTGCAAGGCGCGCGGCAAGTGCGTCAGACGATGCCGGAAGCGCAGTTTGTCTTCCTCGCACCGCCGAGCTGGGAGGAGTTGGTCCGCCGCCTGGAGGGGCGCGGCACCGAGGATGCCGAGGAGCGGGAGCGCCGCTTGGTGACGGCCGAGGTAGAGCTGGCAGCGGCGTCGGAGTTCGACCACAGCATCGTCAACGACGATGTGCACCGGGCCACTGACGAACTCGCTGCGCTGATGGGATGCACGCTCCGGGCCTGA
- the pyrF gene encoding orotidine-5'-phosphate decarboxylase, translating into MSTPAPFGERLTEAADRLGPLCVGIDPHPGLLASWGLGDDVAGLREFSLRAVQALYGAVGIVKPQSAFFERFGSAGVAVLEEVIAASRAAGLLCIVDAKRGDIGSTMDGYAAAYLTEGSSLAGDAVTLSPYLGAGSLQTAFETARANGRGVFLLTITSNPEGAQVQHARDGEGVPVAASIARAAAEQNRAERSTGAELGSVGLVVGATIGSAATDLGVDLAGAGGPLLAPGLGAQGGRPEDLAAVFAGATRAVVPTSSRGVLSAGADKEALAAAARSLNAMLRPLRTGSGRPAKA; encoded by the coding sequence ATGAGTACCCCCGCACCGTTCGGCGAGCGGCTGACCGAGGCCGCCGACCGGCTCGGACCGTTGTGCGTCGGCATCGACCCGCATCCGGGACTGCTGGCCTCCTGGGGTCTGGGCGACGACGTCGCTGGGCTGCGGGAGTTCTCCCTGCGCGCGGTGCAGGCGTTGTACGGGGCGGTAGGGATCGTGAAGCCCCAGTCGGCGTTCTTCGAGCGGTTCGGGAGCGCCGGGGTAGCGGTGCTGGAAGAGGTCATCGCAGCCAGCCGAGCCGCTGGGTTGCTGTGTATCGTCGATGCCAAACGGGGCGATATCGGCTCCACGATGGACGGGTACGCGGCGGCGTACCTCACCGAAGGCTCGTCGCTGGCCGGCGATGCGGTGACCCTGTCACCGTATCTGGGTGCCGGGTCACTGCAGACGGCGTTCGAGACCGCCCGCGCGAACGGCCGAGGCGTGTTTCTGCTCACCATCACCTCCAACCCGGAGGGTGCCCAGGTGCAGCATGCCCGCGACGGCGAGGGTGTGCCGGTCGCCGCGAGCATCGCCCGGGCTGCTGCCGAGCAGAACCGGGCCGAGCGATCCACAGGTGCGGAGCTGGGGTCGGTGGGCCTGGTGGTGGGTGCCACGATCGGCTCTGCGGCAACGGACCTGGGGGTGGATCTTGCCGGGGCCGGTGGGCCGCTGCTGGCGCCGGGGCTGGGTGCACAGGGGGGACGGCCCGAGGACCTGGCGGCCGTCTTCGCTGGTGCCACCCGCGCAGTGGTGCCGACCAGTTCCCGCGGTGTGCTCTCTGCCGGAGCCGACAAAGAAGCATTGGCCGCTGCGGCCCGCTCACTGAACGCTATGCTGAGACCTCTGCGTACCGGTTCGGGCAGGCCGGCCAAGGCTTGA